From a single Lolium rigidum isolate FL_2022 chromosome 7, APGP_CSIRO_Lrig_0.1, whole genome shotgun sequence genomic region:
- the LOC124675146 gene encoding ribosomal RNA processing protein 1 homolog — protein sequence MAAAAAASAEAAAITRRLASCNTAARERAVRHLLSDFLPASAAHLSAADLLKLWKGLFFCFWHADKPLYQSDLASRLAAAVSAAPSPAAAAAFLSAYLTTICREWPHIDVHRLDKFYLLNRRFLRHAFLFLAARAFAPDVTAQIVSVLSEKALLPESNNSTSRGLGYHVADAFLDELMPVLPISLPSMELLLDPFFSVLEKSTDRVLVSKVRSSLFERFLESGAQLLEMLKNGQSAEKGSVEEKLGKVGLLFGFSKRFVEIGAKAETVQGNRKTLFGLRDAFVKLEKGLELSGIEISAPEFEGAEVPVVTVVENGMDLDEAKVEKKKKKKAKKVAVVEGGDAAKVLKQEKKVKKDKNKKEKKEKKKKDKVEVVDGSEQSADASAEDQQMGDASDVITFDEVVMSNLQKQFEKAAEEAGMPATPATLKVEKKRKRSKSADRSSAVSGGNAGGEGNALAQEGDKSSKRVRFSMKSNLVWKPQTPLPPQCLRLPPSATPRGSALKSGVQPGPIRESSTPVKKNKPKVKSAKKMLKKSPSSAVKRLRKLQNFSA from the coding sequence atggccgccgccgccgccgcctcggccgagGCCGCCGCCATCACGCGGCGCCTCGCCTCCTGCAACACCGCCGCCCGCGAGCGCGCCGTGCGGCACCTGCTCTCGGACTTCCTGCCGGCCTCGGCGGCGCACCTCTCCGCCGCCGACCTGCTCAAGCTCTGGAAGGGCCTCTTCTTCTGCTTCTGGCACGCCGACAAGCCGCTCTACCAGTCCGACCTCGcctcccgcctcgccgccgccgtctccgccgcgccctcgcccgccgccgccgccgccttcctctccgccTACCTCACCACCATCTGCCGCGAGTGGCCCCACATCGACGTGCACCGCCTCGACAAGTTCTACCTCCTCAACCGCCGCTTCCTCCGCCacgccttcctcttcctcgccgcccgcgCCTTCGCGCCCGACGTCACCGCCCAGATCGTCTCCGTCCTCTCGGAGAAGGCCCTCCTGCCGGAATCCAACAACTCCACCTCTCGAGGACTCGGGTACCATGTCGCCGATGCGTTCCTCGACGAGCTCATGCCTGTGCTCCCCATCAGCTTACCGTCCATGGAGCTGCTGCTGGACCCGTTCTTCTCTGTTTTGGAGAAGTCCACCGACAGGGTGCTGGTCAGCAAGGTCAGGTCCAGCTTGTTCGAGAGGTTTCTCGAGAGCGGCGCTCAGTTGCTtgagatgctgaagaatggtcaaTCAGCCGAGAAGGGGAGTGTGGAGGAGAAGCTTGGCAAGGTTGGACTGCTGTTTGGGTTCAGCAAGAGGTTCGTGGAGATCGGGGCCAAGGCCGAGACCGTGCAGGGAAACCGGAAGACGCTGTTTGGGCTGAGGGATGCCTTTGTTAAGCTCGAGAAGGGATTGGAGCTGTCTGGGATCGAGATCTCCGCGCCAGAGTTTGAGGGTGCGGAGGTGCCAGTCGTCACAGTGGTAGAGAATGGCATGGATTTGGATGAGGCAAAggtggaaaagaagaagaagaaaaaggccaAGAAGGTTGCGGTAGTTGAAGGTGGGGATGCGGCCAAGGTTCTGAAGCAAGAGAAGAAGGTGAAGAAAGACAAGAACaagaaggagaaaaaagaaaagaagaagaaagacaaggtGGAGGTTGTTGATGGCAGTGAGCAGAGTGCAGATGCCTCTGCAGAGGACCAGCAGATGGGCGATGCCTCTGATGTCATTACGTTTGATGAGGTGGTGATGTCCAATCTTCAGAAGCAGTTTGAGAAGGCTGCAGAAGAAGCTGGGATGCCGGCGACACCAGCTACTCTGAAAGTGGAAAAGAAGAGGAAGCGTTCAAAGTCGGCTGATAGGTCATCAGCAGTTTCTGGTGGAAATGCTGGTGGTGAAGGTAATGCTCTTGCTCAGGAAGGGGATAAGAGCAGCAAGAGAGTCAGGTTCTCGATGAAGAGTAATCTGGTTTGGAAGCCTCAGACTCCTCTGCCACCACAGTGCTTGAGGCTCCCACCATCTGCTACTCCAAGAGGGAGTGCACTGAAAAGCGGAGTTCAGCCTGGGCCAATAAGAGAAAGCTCCACTCCGGTGAAGAAGAACAAGCCAAAAGTAAAATCAGCAAAGAAGATGTTGAAGAAGAGCCCTTCCTCAGCTGTGAAGCGCCTGCGGAAGTTGCAAAACTTCTCTGCTTGA